The genomic interval AGGATTATACGAAAGTTGTTAATCAGATGAAAAAACTTGTCAGATTAAATGCAGCAAATGAGGCCGCTGCTGTAAATGATGAGACTATTAAGAGTATCAATGCAAATAATAACAGAAAAGCACATGAATTAGGAAAAAGTAAAGCTGAAACATTTCATGATAATTCTGAAGTGCTCATTGCTAAAATTATACAGATGAATGCAGATAGGCTGGCCGTTGAAAAAACTGAGACAAGAGAAACCTATAGCCAATCCCGGAATACTATGATATTTTTTATGTGTATAATCGTTATTGTAGTTATGGGGGTATCATATTGGATTATTACTTCTATTGCTAAGTCTCTTATTCTGGCAAAAGAAGCGATAAAAGCTGTAGCGGAAGGAGATTTAACTATAAAAGTGGATACCACTACTAAAGATGAGATAGGCGAACTTTTGCAATACCTGCAAAATATGGTTTACAAGCTTAAAAGTGTAATTTCTCATGTAACAACCGCTTCAGAAACAATTGGTTCAGCTAGTTTGCAGATGAATTCTTCTTCCGGGCAGCTATCCCAGGGTGCAACTGAACAAGCCGCTTCTGCTGAAGAAGTTTCTTCTTCTATGGAGGAAATGACTTCTAACATCCAGCAAAATACTGATAATGCCCAGCAAACAGAAAAAATAGCCCTGCAAGCCGCACTAGATATTCAGGAAGGTTCTCTGGCAGTAAATCAAACGGTAGAATCGATGAAAACCATTGCTAAAAAGATTTCTATCATTGAAGAAATTGCCAAACAAACTAATTTGCTTGCGTTAAATGCAGCCGTAGAAGCAGCCCGTGCTGGCGAACATGGAAAAGGCTTTGCGGTAGTTGCTGCTGAAGTGCGTAAATTAGCAGAAAAAAGCCAACTGGCGGCTACAGAAATCAATATTTTATCTTCTACAAGTGTAGAGATAGCTGAGAAATCCGGAAAACTTCTGGAAGCCATCGTGCCAAATATTGAGAAAACATCCAGATTAGTACAGGAAATAGCCGCTTCGAGCATGGAGCAGTTTTCGGGAGCTGAGCAAATTAATAGTGCTGTTCAACAGCTAAATCAAGTCATTCAAAACAATGCCGCTTCTGCTGAAGAGACAGCAGCCAGTTCAGAAGAACTCTCTACGCAGGCTGCTCAACTTAAAACTACGATAGCCTTCTTTAAAATTGATCTTCAAACACTACTCACTAGAAGTACAAACGCTCCGGTAAAACAGCCTTCTACTTCTGCTCCTGTACAACCTGTTAATAATAGCAAGCAAACAATAAGTGGAGTAAAGTTAGATATGAATTCAGATGTATTAGATCATGAATTTGAAAAATACTAGGCTCATAATCCTTAAAGCTTTCTGCTGGGTTGTATAATTGATTGTACGTTAAGTTAGGCTTAAATAATTTCTAAATAGTTTTACATTCTAGCTATATCTCATCAAACAGCCCTTCATTTAAAAACAGGGGCTGTTTGATGAGATTCCGGCCACACTTACACTGGAAATCTGTTTCTATTTTGCTACATTATAGCTCCAATGGAGGAATATATCTTTTAAAGAGCCGTTTGACGCTCATGGGGTGAAGTGCTTTCCTATAGAAGTTTGGTAACTATCCGAGTTGCGTTCATCTGCAATGGCCTTAATAGTCCATCCTTTATCTTACAATGATTGTAGCTGCCGGTTTATTAGAAAGTTTTTCAATTGCCTTTTCGTAGTTAACCTTCCCTCCTTGCTGTCGGTGCTCATGGTAAAGTGAATGAAAGCACCTAGCTTTGCAATGGCTTATTTCTTTGCCTCAAGAATTGCTTTGGTACAAGCTAATATCATTTTACGTTTCTGCTGAGCAAGGGCAGCAAAACATGAATGGCAAACTCATTAGCCTCGGGCAAGAATTTTACAACTGAATCCATCAGCGAGAAAATAAAGGTTATGTTTTTTTGACAGCCTATCCTGCTTTACAATTAGCAAAATAGCTTCTTTTTGATTGGCTTGGGTGATGACTTGTGCAAGCTCTTCAGCTATCACTCTTACATGGCTTGATAGCTGTAAATTCTTCCAGAATAAAGCCTTTTTTATTGACAAAACTTTCTACCACCCGGCGTTATGTTCTCAATTCCAAATCTAAACCTGATAATTCTTGTCCCTTTGTAGAAATTCTATAGTAAGCAATATAGGAACGCATAAATACCTATGTTTAAGATTATGGTATTGCGGCTTAATGGTAAGCTGTACCTCCTCCCTACTACTCATGCTTAGACAGTTCGATTTCTACTTTTCTGAGTTTGTCATACAAAGTTTGTTTTTCTTCCAACGACAAGTCTTGCCACTGGACTCTCATCTGCACAGCATAGCGGTTGAACTCATCTTTGAGTTTACTTACCTCAAGGGTATCTTCCGGTGCTATTTTCCTGAGTTCGATCATTCATTTTTTAACTTTTTAAGCAAGATATAAAAATTTATCAAACCATAGGCGGACGTTGCTGAATTGTAACATAAGAAAATTTGCTTTATGTCAGGCAAAAAATTGTTCTTGACCTACACTCTATGCAAACTATGTTGTGTACATGAAAGGAGGTGTTGTATTAGCTTCCCCTTTCGATTTACTTTAAAATTCTCTGCTTTTAAGGGAGGAGGCCACCTTTAGAGCTGGCCAATTGGTAAGTAGAAGATTAGCTATTACACAAAACACTTATAGCTTCCAATTGACCACTTACAAAATATTACATACCAATAGTGAAATGAAGCTATTTTTCTACTCCTTGCTTACCTACCTTTCTTAAGTAAATGCTGATATTCCAGATGAGAAGCGTTCTCCATCTGGAATATTACTACTCTTTCTTGCATATCTATTGATCAAGGCTTTTCTGCAACTCATTACACCCTAGCTCAACTTATCCGGCTTAAGTATTTAGCATATCATTATGAAAAATCACTTTCTTTATTTAGTCTTAGTACTTTTTACTTCCTTTGGTAGCCATGCCCAGAGTCAAGTCCATGCCTGGTATCAATACGGGCAAGTGTGGATTGTATGGAAAGAAACAAATCCCCGACCAGAGATTTATGAGATTTACAGCGCTACTACACCTTTTACTTCTACCCATCAGGCATCGCTTATCGGCAAGTTAGCACACTGGGAATGGGCAGCAGGCGCCCTGAAAGATCAGATTAATAATCCAACGTTTAACTGGAATGTGCCTTCAATAAATGGAAGCTATCATCAATTAGACACCACCCAGGGACTATTTGTCTTTACGCCTCATAGCACGGATTCCGCTTATTTTGCTGTAGTAAAGCGGGGAGATACCTTGGTTAATCCCACTATTAATAGAACCCATTCAGCTATTGGTTATAGCTATGATCCGGTAAATGATCCTGTCATAAGCCATCCTCAAGTAAGTAAAGTAAACGAGGGCTATCCTACTACTTTTTGGGCCATGTGGGCCGATGGCCGGGCTGACCACTGGAATGGCCGGGCTGATTTTCCGGTAATGGCTAATCAGCATAAGAATGGACAACCAAGTATATTTATTGTTAGCGAGGCCATTGATATGGATACTACTGGTGGAAAAAAGATTCCGGCCTGTATCTGGTTGCATGGCGGGGATGGAAAGGCTATACAATCTTTACCCAAAAGCCGTCCCCTGGTGAATATTAAACCACAAGAAGGCATACTGGTTGCCCATAATGATGATTTTGTAGCGTATGTTTCCAACCGCCTGAATGATCAGCATAGCAACAGTTGGTTTTTTGGGTGGGCAAAAAACAAAGACCCTTATAGCCCTGATAATAATGCGGTTAGTTTTAATGATACAATCATCAACTATACGCAAAGAAGACTGCACTGGATTGAGGATTGGCTGATCCAGAAATATCATGTTGACCCGGAAAGAATTCACATCAACGGACATAGTATGGGTTCAGCAGGAACAACTGCACTAATGAAAACTTACCCAGCCCGCTATGCCACAGCAACGATATTTAATAATGGGCTGAATGGCCATAGTAACACCGATCAGGGCTATACTTTGTTTGGTGATACGGCTTGGAACAACCCTACGAATCTCTACCGGCGTGATGGCAGTAATGTGGCGATTAAGCAGGTCTTTAATCTCAACGACCGCAATTCATACAGGCGGGATTTGCCCTTGGTGAGAATGTTTCACGGAAAGAATGATGAAAATGGGGTTATGATGTGGGATGCGTATGTAGTGAGTGAATACAAAAAAGCGGATTCTTTAGGCTGGGGCATGCAACTCTACTGGAGTGAAAGAGGACATGGCATTGGAACGGGAGAATTGTATAATGACCACTGGACCCACTCGAAAGCATCTACAGGCCAGACCCTTCGAGACAATGTCGGCTATGAAGAACTGAAATACCGGAATAAGACTTTTCCTGCTTTCTACAACCATCGGCTTGACCCTAATGCGTTTGAGCCGGGGGATGGCACGATTGGCACGATTGCCACTGGTGGAAACGGAGACGATTGGGGAACCTATGGAGGATATCATGAGTGGAATACCACATCACTGATCGATCAACCAGACAGGTGGCAGGTATGTGCCTGGCTGATCAATGAGGCCATATATGTAAATGACAATTGCCCTTTTGACTCATTAGTATCCTCTGTTTCGATCCGGAAACCTCAACATTTCAAACCTGGTACAGGTCAGACCATCTACTGGAGTCAGATCGACTCTACTACCAATACTATACTTAAAGAAGGCATTACGCAGACAGGAGCAGATAATGTTGTTTCAGTAGATAATATTGTGCTGTACCGCTATCCGGTAAAAACTTATATTACGTTTACGCTCATTCCTTCTTGGGCACGCAAAAATTTCTCAGCAGATCCCGATCAACACTTTACAGTATTCCCCAATCCAACAGATGATCAATTGCATATACGTATTCGGGGCTTTTCAAAGGATAATCTGGTAACCGTTCGAAATCTCATGGGTACGCTTATTGCCCAATTCTATATACAAAAGGAAAATAATTTGTTAGACATAAGCCGTCTGAAACCTGGGGTCTACCTGGTGAGTCATAACAACTTCACTGTAAAGTTTATAAAAAAATAAACTCCTGTCTCTGTTTGACTCATTTTACTACGCTACTAGTAAACCTCTTATAATATGTTCCTCTTTTCTGTGGGGCACACTTCAAATCAATAATCCTACTCAAATGAAACCACACTCATTAATAAACTACAACAGGAACCATGGCTTCTCTATGGTTGAAACAGCTAAGCAGCTCACCTATTTTTTAGCTGATAAAAGACTCTATCTGGCCGTAGTTTTTTGCTTATTATCAGTAGGTTGTACTCAAAATAAGGAATTCCCCGAACCGGGTACAACTAAAGCCATACCTCATCGCATAGCACCTGTAATCACTAAATGTGGATCTGTTTTAGATGAAGCCAGTTTAATTAACAAAGGCTGGAATATACTTTTTGAGGATAATTTTGGGAAGGGAGGCATTCTTTTACCGCCTGGGGCTCCAAATCCAACTTTAGATGAAACAAAATGGACCTACTGGACGAGCGGGGCTTATAATAACGAACTTCAATACTATCAGCCGGCAAATTTAACGCTGGGAAATAGTGATGTCGCAGGTAATCTTGACCTGATGATAACGGCAAAAGAAGAACACATTGAAGATGGAGCTATCTCTCCTTATGCAGGGCCAACAGAAGTTGGGGATTTTGAATATACATCCGGCAGAATTGAAAGTATCCAGACCTTTAGAGGCTCAGATTATAACAAAGTCAGAATATATGCCCGTATTAAGCTGCCAACTGCCTACGGCTTATGGCCTGCCTTCTGGACTTTAGGGGTTGATGGACCCAATGAGCAGTGGCCTCAAAATGGAGAAATTGATATTATGGAAAGTAAAGTGGATGTTCTGGGTAATGTTCCTACGGAGTATCAAACGAATTACTTTTATGGAACAAGTCCGGGTAATAATCTGGTATCCGGGGCTGAATTTGAGGTTGGTGTGGCAGATTTAACAAGCTGTTATCATATATTTATGGTTGAGTGGAGAGAAGAAGAGCTTAAATATTACTTTGATGAGTTGCTCATAGATACAAAGACCTATGACCCTGACCCTTTAAGTTCAGGACATTATATTCCAGAACTCTGGGACAAAGAACAGCGTATTGTTTTAAGCCTGGCTTATGGGGGTGATTTTTTAGGAAATAATTTTGTGCCAGGAGCAATCGCTGCAGGCACCGGAACTATGTATGTAGACTGGGTAAAAGTATTTGTCAAATGATGGCCTGTAAAAGAATAATCCTGGTGATGATCACATTCATTTGTTTAAGTTAAAAGTACGAGTAGTTAACTTAAAGTCCTCCTTTTGGCAACCTTAGCCAAGAAAAAACAACGTGATAATCTTTAATATCCTTATCACTGTAATATGTTCGGCTAAGGGTTTTTTTTATAATTATGCCTCTTTCTATTGAAATTTGGTAGTAGTAGTAAAAGACTTGGCAATAAATTAAATTAGCTATATAATCATAACAGGCCATGCTTGTGCCAAAGCGGCTGGTGAGAATTGGTGCAAATACGGTTCGTAGGATGATTTGGCCTGATTTAAATATGCTCTCCTACAAATACAGTTGAAAATTCGCCATTGTCCATTATTTCAAGTTCTTCCTAAGCCATCTGCGGGCAGGTTCATCATATAGCTTCAGGCTCATATAAGCCAGTAGAATTGCACCAGAAAATGTAAGCAAGGCATAAGGCCAGGCTTCTGCCATTGTGATGCCTTTATGATTGCTTATCCAGGCGACATAGAAATAGACCAGCGGGTAATGAACCATGTATAGAGGATAAGATATCTCACCCAGAAACTTGCATACCTTATTTTCGACCGGATTATCAACTTTGCCACTTGCGCCCATATAAACGATAGCGGGAAATAGGAAGATGATACATATGGCTTCATATAAGCCGTTTAACCACAGGTGATCAGCACCACCAATACGAGGCATAAAAAGGAGCACAGCGATCCACAGACTGCACCAAAAAAATGCATTCCTGAAGTGAGCCGGTTTTGCCACCCGCGATAACAGCAGGCCAGCGAAAAAGGGATACATGGTCCGGGTAAGTCCCACCCGAATATGTGCAACATTCAGTGTCCAACCACCTGTAACATCTCCATTTGCACTGGTTAATGCCAAGTGGAATAAGATGATAGCGGCGATGGCCACCAGCACGGATAATGCTAAGGTTGAGAATTTTCTGACCCAGACAGCATACAGAATATTGGCGATGTATTCAAAAAACAACGACCAGGCTACGCTATTCAATGGATGCATTTCCTGCCAGCCGCGGATGTCCATAGATAACGGGATGGGAAGTACCGTATACCCGATGAGCATAACCAGGAGCAGTTTCCATACTGGTATCGTGTGGATCAGCGGCCACAGCGTGGAATCGGTGAAGTAAAATCCTATGGCACCCAGCGTCATACCTAAGATGATCAGAGGCTGGAGCCGTTCTATACGGCGTCTAAAAAAGCCACCGATGGTAAGCTTGTTCCATCTGTCGTCATAGGCGTAGCCAATAACAAAACCCGACAGCAGGAAGAAGAAGTCGACGGCAAGATAACCGTGGTTCACCAGTTGTGTAAAACGGCTGGTGGCAAGCGGCTCGCAAAGATGGAAGGCAACAACGATAATGGCGGCTACTCCGCGTAAGCCGTCTAAAATAGGGTAATGGGGTTTTGTAGCAATGTTGTTATTGTTCATAAGGCACGCGGGTAGCAGTAAAGTTAATTATGGTGACAGCGTATGATTGCAGGGCTTAATAAAATGGATGATATGATGTAGACGCATTGGCAAGGACTAATGTGAACATATACACCCAGGTCCTACCCTAAGTCCATTTATTAAAGGAATAAGCAACGAAATAATAGGAGAAAAGATGAATCTAACCTTAAATGAGAAAAGATATTCCCGCATTCCTTTATATGCTGACAGATTCTACTTTTATTATAAACTCCAATTTTGCCAATCCACACTTTAGTTCAAAATAACAGGAAGTTAAATTAACTGTTTCATTGATTTTTCTATTGGTACAAAATGCCCTCATCATGTTTGATAAGGTACCATATATATCAGATGGAGTTAATATCCGTAATATAAATAAAGCGCACCATAGGTCCAGTTTGGTCCTTTTAATCCAGGGTAATTATAGCGGTCCATCATTAAGGCTATATATTTAGTGGCATATCCATCAGGTAGTTGAATGATATTTGGCCAAACCCGGCTGCCGGCTTTATCATCCCATGGAGGCAAATCTATTTGTAGGATGCCTGCCGGTTGTAAATCCGGATAGGTGTAAATGAAGATCTTTCTTTCTGAGCTACCAGAAAAACAATACCATGTATTGCCAATCTGTTGCAGGGAGGTACCGGTTGAATTGGCTTGAACCGGACCTGCAATTCTTTTATAAATCCCATTCCATGTATCTGACTCTAGTAGAATAGCTTTGTAGCCACCTGTATTTTCACAGGTGAGCAGCCTCCATTTGTTAACCCTGGTATCATAGATAATATGCGAATCTTCTATATCACCCACCATATTAGTGGGTTTAGCTTTCATAATGGAAAAGCCAAACCTGGGATCAACTTTGCTTTCGATAAACCATATTTGCTTTTGTTCCTTTTGTGGATTAGCTGCAAAAGAAAACCCGGTAGTAAATCCCCGCCACATTTTAGCATCATCGTCGTAAAATATATGCGAGGAAATTTCATTACGCAGCAAGCCATCATCCCGGTCAAAGACAATTATCCCTTCAAGTTTTAAATCAAAAGCAGAAGGATTTAAGCTGAATACGCCTTGTAAATGATGATCCAGGCCCCGGCCGCGGATGGAAAGGGTGTACCACAACCTTCCTTTATCAAGATAAGGGGAGCCATCTTTATGGGTAATGGCCCGGATATCAGCCTGCCCAACGCCAGTTGTAAGGGCTGACCGGGCATGGGAGATGGAGATTTCACCTTTGTCCAGCACACATACCAATCGGGATTGAAAAGAATGCATCACTTCAATCCTGCGTAAATCAAGTAATTGACTAAAATCAGCTTGAGCAATACTGATTGGAAGGCCGGATTCCTGGATATATACATTTAAGCCACTGCCAAACATCTGTAGAATCAATTCTATCGGGCCATTAATAGAGGGAATAGGAGTAGTTACAATGGATTGTTCATGGACAATGATCTTGTTAAGCACAATCTTTAGTACCACATCCTTGTATTGGCCATCTTTAAAGTTCATAACAACCTGAAAACGATCTGTATTGCCAGAATTTGCGAATTCAAAACCGATGGCACCCTTCCCTTTGGGAGCTTCTACCTGAGCCGAATAAGTGGCAAAAGGATTACAAGCGCCCAGCCAAATACTGGTCTCTGTATATTGTGGGGAGGCTACTCTCAAAAGTCCTTTATGTATGGAGAGCTTAGCCGTATCCGCGCTATAAATGGTTTGGGGATGCATGGATGAAAGTCCTACAATGGATGAAGGGTCCAGTTTAGCTAACAGAATGGCTTGTTGAGAATCAAAAATCAGCCGTTGTACGCCCTGTCTGATAAATTTGATGTTGGAAGGATGAATTGCCTGTTGAGCATTAAGCGTAGATAGGCTAAAAGCAAATAAAAACAAAATACCCAGTACAATTCTATAGGTTCCATGTAAAAGAGTAATAGTCATTAGCTTGCTGGTATGGTTATTTAATATAAGGACTTGGCTATATACTTAAGGAGGCTAAAAACATTTGTTAAGCCTTTCTTTCGAACTTATTTCTAAATAAATCCTGTAGCTCTTGTAATATACCTAACAGAGTTATCCCACAAAGTAAAAAGCAATAGCTTTGCTATGTTAAGAAAAGTTTTTCAGATCGGTTTAAGAAGGTATATGTATATTTTCCCGGAGGATGACTATAAAGGCTGAATGTTAATAGATAAAGTGTTTTAAACCTTATCACTTTAGCCTCCTATCCAATTCTACATTTACCTGCTCCATGGATACTCCTCATTTTGCTTTTTTGGACCAATAACTTTTTTGTCTGTATCTTCGGCTTTCCATACCATCTAATAATGGCTCCATGTCTTCTACCAGGAAATCAGGAATTTAAGTAGAGGAAGAGTTTAACAAGCGGAAATAATACTTGCCAAAGAGGTAGTTACTATGAAATATGCTGACTTAAGATAAATTTCTCTCGTAGCAGTTTGAGGAATTATTCCTTAGCAAACGCTGCTTCATTAATAATAAGATTGTCTATGAAAAAAACACCTTTCCTTTTTATTATTTATACCATATTCTATCTAGGCGGATGTGCAACACATAAAAATAATACTAAGCCCAATATTATTCTCATATTGATTGATGATATGGGATGGGCAGATTTATCCTGTTTTGGAAATGTGGATGCACAAACGCCAAATATTGATAAGCTGGCTTTGGAAGGTATCCGTTTTGAACAATTTTACGTCAATTCCCCCATTTGCTCGCCTTCACGGGTAGCTATCTTGACCGGAACTTACCCACAACGGTGGAATATTACTTCTTACCTCTCCTACCGGGAGGAAAACCGTAAAAGAGGTATTGCCAACTACTTGGAACCTTCTGCTCCCAGTTTGGCGCGAAGCCTGCACCAGGCGGGATACGCTACCGGGCATTTTGGAAAATGGCATATGGGTGGGCAACGCGATGTAGCCGATGCCCCACTAATCAGCGAATATGGATTTGACGAGTCACTCACCAATTTTGAAGGGATGGGAGCCAAATTACTCCCGCTTACTAAAGATGAAACCGGAAAAGTCGGACGGATCTGGCAAGAGGCTGAAATCCTGGG from Rhodocytophaga rosea carries:
- a CDS encoding methyl-accepting chemotaxis protein; translated protein: MHFTIRVRLILGFTVLLVLSALIFLIGVFSLSNFNDRVEQLTTSTAQKIVIAGNINSDILSVSESEKNMLLSDSEEDIENYIDEIDELNIDLKPKIIQLRELATGEEITIIDQFSKSWKDYTKVVNQMKKLVRLNAANEAAAVNDETIKSINANNNRKAHELGKSKAETFHDNSEVLIAKIIQMNADRLAVEKTETRETYSQSRNTMIFFMCIIVIVVMGVSYWIITSIAKSLILAKEAIKAVAEGDLTIKVDTTTKDEIGELLQYLQNMVYKLKSVISHVTTASETIGSASLQMNSSSGQLSQGATEQAASAEEVSSSMEEMTSNIQQNTDNAQQTEKIALQAALDIQEGSLAVNQTVESMKTIAKKISIIEEIAKQTNLLALNAAVEAARAGEHGKGFAVVAAEVRKLAEKSQLAATEINILSSTSVEIAEKSGKLLEAIVPNIEKTSRLVQEIAASSMEQFSGAEQINSAVQQLNQVIQNNAASAEETAASSEELSTQAAQLKTTIAFFKIDLQTLLTRSTNAPVKQPSTSAPVQPVNNSKQTISGVKLDMNSDVLDHEFEKY
- a CDS encoding T9SS type A sorting domain-containing protein, which codes for MKNHFLYLVLVLFTSFGSHAQSQVHAWYQYGQVWIVWKETNPRPEIYEIYSATTPFTSTHQASLIGKLAHWEWAAGALKDQINNPTFNWNVPSINGSYHQLDTTQGLFVFTPHSTDSAYFAVVKRGDTLVNPTINRTHSAIGYSYDPVNDPVISHPQVSKVNEGYPTTFWAMWADGRADHWNGRADFPVMANQHKNGQPSIFIVSEAIDMDTTGGKKIPACIWLHGGDGKAIQSLPKSRPLVNIKPQEGILVAHNDDFVAYVSNRLNDQHSNSWFFGWAKNKDPYSPDNNAVSFNDTIINYTQRRLHWIEDWLIQKYHVDPERIHINGHSMGSAGTTALMKTYPARYATATIFNNGLNGHSNTDQGYTLFGDTAWNNPTNLYRRDGSNVAIKQVFNLNDRNSYRRDLPLVRMFHGKNDENGVMMWDAYVVSEYKKADSLGWGMQLYWSERGHGIGTGELYNDHWTHSKASTGQTLRDNVGYEELKYRNKTFPAFYNHRLDPNAFEPGDGTIGTIATGGNGDDWGTYGGYHEWNTTSLIDQPDRWQVCAWLINEAIYVNDNCPFDSLVSSVSIRKPQHFKPGTGQTIYWSQIDSTTNTILKEGITQTGADNVVSVDNIVLYRYPVKTYITFTLIPSWARKNFSADPDQHFTVFPNPTDDQLHIRIRGFSKDNLVTVRNLMGTLIAQFYIQKENNLLDISRLKPGVYLVSHNNFTVKFIKK
- a CDS encoding acyltransferase family protein — protein: MNNNNIATKPHYPILDGLRGVAAIIVVAFHLCEPLATSRFTQLVNHGYLAVDFFFLLSGFVIGYAYDDRWNKLTIGGFFRRRIERLQPLIILGMTLGAIGFYFTDSTLWPLIHTIPVWKLLLVMLIGYTVLPIPLSMDIRGWQEMHPLNSVAWSLFFEYIANILYAVWVRKFSTLALSVLVAIAAIILFHLALTSANGDVTGGWTLNVAHIRVGLTRTMYPFFAGLLLSRVAKPAHFRNAFFWCSLWIAVLLFMPRIGGADHLWLNGLYEAICIIFLFPAIVYMGASGKVDNPVENKVCKFLGEISYPLYMVHYPLVYFYVAWISNHKGITMAEAWPYALLTFSGAILLAYMSLKLYDEPARRWLRKNLK
- a CDS encoding glycoside hydrolase family 16 protein, producing MKPHSLINYNRNHGFSMVETAKQLTYFLADKRLYLAVVFCLLSVGCTQNKEFPEPGTTKAIPHRIAPVITKCGSVLDEASLINKGWNILFEDNFGKGGILLPPGAPNPTLDETKWTYWTSGAYNNELQYYQPANLTLGNSDVAGNLDLMITAKEEHIEDGAISPYAGPTEVGDFEYTSGRIESIQTFRGSDYNKVRIYARIKLPTAYGLWPAFWTLGVDGPNEQWPQNGEIDIMESKVDVLGNVPTEYQTNYFYGTSPGNNLVSGAEFEVGVADLTSCYHIFMVEWREEELKYYFDELLIDTKTYDPDPLSSGHYIPELWDKEQRIVLSLAYGGDFLGNNFVPGAIAAGTGTMYVDWVKVFVK